In Elaeis guineensis isolate ETL-2024a chromosome 1, EG11, whole genome shotgun sequence, a genomic segment contains:
- the LOC105038667 gene encoding uncharacterized protein — protein MRPVDDKGHYICGLAQDNPRCNSYNLEFQNGNAINKARHHHKVLGSRSYPAPSKWDDAQKWLVGLSGGGYQHHSKSKPRNSNADDRRLLDPMPPKGRDSCGSADDGVLEDDAVLRIIAQDGGEMKKIECNQSLWRISKPVEDSGVEVRPVRVRDMGTEMTPIASKEPSRTSTPLRATTPALRSPISSRSSTPGRQRQGAQHHESYQAGMRNLERNGESVFFGKASGNGCPTRGEDELDASKISENKVAEQIRNTDSLESQAMAWDEAECAKYMARYKREEVKIQAWENHEQRKAEMEMRRMELKAERMKSRAQEKLANKLAATRRIAEEKRANAEAKLNERATRTSERADYIRRTGHLPSYFFSFKLPSLCG, from the exons ATGAGGCCTGTGGATGACAAGGGGCATTACATCTGTGGATTAGCACAGGATAATCCTCGCTGTAATTCATATAActtggagtttcagaatggaaatGCCATTAACAAGGCTCGCCACCACCACAAGGTCTTGGGTTCTCGAAGCTATCCAGCCCCTTCAAAGTGGGATGATGCCCAAAAGTGGCTGGTTGGATTATCTGGTGGAGGGTATCAGCATCACAGCAAGAGCAAGCCCCGGAATTCTAATGCTGATGATAGAAGACTCCTCGATCCGATGCCTCCGAAGGGAAGGGATTCTTGTGGCAGTGCAGATGATGGGGTATTAGAAGATGATGCGGTGCTGCGAATTATTGCTCAAGATGGAGGAGAAATGAAGAAAATAGAATGCAATCAGTCATTATGGAGGATCAGTAAGCCAGTAGAAGATTCTGGTGTGGAAGTAAGGCCAGTTCGTGTGAGGGATATGGGTACAGAGATGACCCCCATAGCTAGCAAGGAGCCCTCGAGGACTAGTACACCACTAAGAGCTACAACTCCTGCATTGAGAAGTCCCATTTCTTCGAGATCATCCACCCCAGGGAGGCAGCGACAAGGCGCCCAACACCATGAGAGCTACCAAGCAGGTATGAGGAATTTGGAGAGGAATGGTGAGTCAGTGTTCTTTGGCAAGGCAAGTGGGAATGGATGTCCTACTAGAGGGGAAGATGAATTAGATGCCAGCAAGATTTCTGAGAATAAGGTTGCAGAACAAATTAGGAACACCGATTCTCTCGAGTCCCAAGCCATGGCTTGGGATGAGGCTGAATGCGCCAAGTACATGGCAAG ATACAAGCGTGAAGAAGTGAAGATACAAGCATGGGAGAATCATGAGCAAAGAAAAGCTGAAATGGAGATGAGGAGGATGGAG TTGAAGGCTGAAAGGATGAAATCTCGGGCTCAAGAAAAGCTAGCAAACAAGTTGGCTGCAACACGAAGAATAGCAGAGGAGAAGCGTGCTAATGCAGAGGCCAAACTGAATGAGAGGGCCACTAGAACTTCAGAGAGAGCAGACTACATTAGAAGGACAGGGCACTTGCCATcttattttttctccttcaaGCTGCCATCACTCTGTGGTTGA
- the LOC105038668 gene encoding succinate dehydrogenase subunit 5, mitochondrial isoform X2, producing the protein MTTILRSLSSAAGRRLRFLSTANCSSLSAAAVAASRTTTTTTTSAIFRPSPTTVNRISDCSLPLTLNFRRAFCSNVSQLPAISDSDIEAAFKDLMAMNWDEIPDSVVNETKKALSKVTDDKAGQEALANVFRAAEASVEFGGVLVSLRMALDDLNGLTGENVGHLPDYLEDAIRAAYKRYTAYLDSFGPDEPYLRKKVETELGTKMIHLKMRCSGIGSEWGKVTLLGTSGLSGSYVELRA; encoded by the exons ATGACGACGATTCTCCGGTCTCTGTCCTCGGCCGCTGGCCGGAGGCTTCGCTTCCTTTCGACGGCGAACTGTTCCTCCCTCTCCGCCGCCGCCGTTGCAGCTTCgcgcaccaccaccaccaccaccacctccgCCATCTTTCGTCCGTCCCCCACCACCGTCAATCGGATATCAG ATTGCAGTCTTCCTCTTACATTGAACTTTAGGCGTGCATTCTGTTCAAATGTAAGCCAGTTGCCTGCCATATCTGACTCTGACATAGAAGCTGCATTCAAGGATTTAATGGCTATGAACTGGGATGAAATTCCAGATTCTGTTGTAAATGAGACAAAAAAGGCACTATCTAAAGTTACTGATGATAAGGCTGGCCAAGAGGCTCTGGCAAATGTCTTTCGTGCAGCTGAGGCTTCAGTGGAGTTTGGTGGGGTTCTAGTTAGCCTCAGAATGGCACTTGATGATCTAAATGGGTTAACTGGGGAG AATGTGGGACACTTACCTGATTATTTGGAAGATGCCATAAGAGCCGCATATAAACGCTACACAGCATATCTAGATTCTTTTGGCCCTGATGAGCCATATTTGCGGAAAAAAGTTGAAACAGAGTTGGGAACAAAAATGATACACTTGAAGATGAGATGCAGCGGCATTGGTTCTGAGTGGGGAAAG GTTACACTTCTTGGCACTTCTGGGCTTTCTGGGTCCTATGTAGAGCTTAGAGCATGA
- the LOC105038668 gene encoding succinate dehydrogenase subunit 5, mitochondrial isoform X1 codes for MTTILRSLSSAAGRRLRFLSTANCSSLSAAAVAASRTTTTTTTSAIFRPSPTTVNRISGFSDCSLPLTLNFRRAFCSNVSQLPAISDSDIEAAFKDLMAMNWDEIPDSVVNETKKALSKVTDDKAGQEALANVFRAAEASVEFGGVLVSLRMALDDLNGLTGENVGHLPDYLEDAIRAAYKRYTAYLDSFGPDEPYLRKKVETELGTKMIHLKMRCSGIGSEWGKVTLLGTSGLSGSYVELRA; via the exons ATGACGACGATTCTCCGGTCTCTGTCCTCGGCCGCTGGCCGGAGGCTTCGCTTCCTTTCGACGGCGAACTGTTCCTCCCTCTCCGCCGCCGCCGTTGCAGCTTCgcgcaccaccaccaccaccaccacctccgCCATCTTTCGTCCGTCCCCCACCACCGTCAATCGGATATCAG GATTCTCAGATTGCAGTCTTCCTCTTACATTGAACTTTAGGCGTGCATTCTGTTCAAATGTAAGCCAGTTGCCTGCCATATCTGACTCTGACATAGAAGCTGCATTCAAGGATTTAATGGCTATGAACTGGGATGAAATTCCAGATTCTGTTGTAAATGAGACAAAAAAGGCACTATCTAAAGTTACTGATGATAAGGCTGGCCAAGAGGCTCTGGCAAATGTCTTTCGTGCAGCTGAGGCTTCAGTGGAGTTTGGTGGGGTTCTAGTTAGCCTCAGAATGGCACTTGATGATCTAAATGGGTTAACTGGGGAG AATGTGGGACACTTACCTGATTATTTGGAAGATGCCATAAGAGCCGCATATAAACGCTACACAGCATATCTAGATTCTTTTGGCCCTGATGAGCCATATTTGCGGAAAAAAGTTGAAACAGAGTTGGGAACAAAAATGATACACTTGAAGATGAGATGCAGCGGCATTGGTTCTGAGTGGGGAAAG GTTACACTTCTTGGCACTTCTGGGCTTTCTGGGTCCTATGTAGAGCTTAGAGCATGA